In Primulina eburnea isolate SZY01 chromosome 3, ASM2296580v1, whole genome shotgun sequence, one DNA window encodes the following:
- the LOC140826962 gene encoding ABSCISIC ACID-INSENSITIVE 5-like protein 7 — MGSYMDFKNFEDTSQTDDSGWNQTSNPPFARQSSIYSLTFEEFQNSLGVPGKEFGSMNMEELLKSIWTAEETHASTSTMGDGIAPNGNLQRQGSLTLPRTLSQKTVDEVWRDVLRETIGVQDVSASGGLNLGPREPTLGEMTLEDFLAKAGVVREDAQTSGGPTGNGVYPGLPLQNENNNAGLTTEFQQVPSQNNVVLGNQHFLASSNVGIYTSGVSVTTVASQPQPQPQLQPILPKRTTLAFSSPTNVGNNSPMKGSMAGITNAMDNKIYQNGVMGMAGLSNGVTVAQNSPRNNPHCDVSVKSCVDSPSSLSPSPLPYAFGQVGGRGRRSTASLEKVVERRRRRMIKNRESAARSRARKQAYTLELEAEVATLKEMNCELRKKQREILEMQKTQTPETKKKPGGDKRRCLRRTSTGPW, encoded by the exons ATGGGGTCTTACATGGACTTCAAGAATTTTGAAGACACGTCGCAAACAGATGACAGTGGTTGGAATCAAACAAGTAACCCCCCTTTTGCGCGACAGTCTTCCATATACTCCTTGACCTTCGAGGAGTTCCAAAATTCTTTGGGTGTTCCTGGGAAGGAATTTGGATCCATGAATATGGAGGAACTTTTGAAAAGCATTTGGACGGCTGAAGAAACTCATGCCTCGACCTCTACCATGGGAGATGGTATTGCACCGAATGGGAATTTGCAGAGGCAGGGTTCATTAACTTTACCACGTACACTTAGCCAAAAAACTGTAGATGAAGTGTGGAGAGACGTTCTCAGAGAGACAATTGGCGTACAAGATGTTAGTGCAAGCGGCGGCTTGAACTTGGGTCCGAGGGAGCCCACTTTAGGTGAGATGACATTAGAAGAttttttggcaaaagctggtgTGGTTAGAGAAGATGCTCAAACTTCTGGGGGGCCAACCGGCAATGGAGTCTATCCCGGTTTACCTCTACAAAACGAGAATAATAATGCTGGTTTGACCACAGAATTTCAACAAGTACCATCTCAGAACAATGTTGTGTTGGGCAATCAACACTTTCTTGCTTCGTCAAATGTAGGGATCTACACAAGTGGTGTTAGTGTAACCACTGTTGCATCACAACCACAACCACAGCCACAATTACAGCCTATTCTTCCTAAGAGAACAACCTTAGCCTTTTCTTCTCCTACAAATGTCGGAAACAACTCCCCAATGAAGGGTTCAATGGCCGGGATAACAAATGCTATGGATAATAAGATATACCAAAATGGAGTAATGGGCATGGCGGGATTATCTAATGGAGTGACAGTCGCACAAAATTCGCCTAGGAATAATCCTCATTGTGATGTTAGTGTTAAGAGTTGTGTAGATTCACCATCATCCCTTTCTCCTTCTCCTTTGCCTTATGCGTTTGGTCAAGTAGGGGGACGAGGGAGGAGATCGACTGCTTCTTTGGAGAAAGTAGTGGAGAGAAGGCGGAGGAGAATGATAAAAAACAGGGAGTCTGCTGCGAGGTCCCGTGCTAGGAAACAG GCATATACCTTGGAATTGGAAGCGGAAGTAGCAACACTCAAAGAAATGAACTGCGAGTTACGTAAAAAACAG CGAGAAATTTTGGAGATGCAGAAAACTCAG ACGCCGGAGACAAAAAAGAAACCAGGGGGAGATAAAAGAAGATGTCTGCGGAGGACGAGCACTGGACCTTGGTAG
- the LOC140826960 gene encoding protein DJ-1 homolog C → MNSLSPAFPLTTAKPAAVISDATFLYTPFSIHAVTQSPKTQKKPALKQRSSKPNKSISPSPVLTPYTAPSSSIPRKKILVPIGFGTEEMEAVIMIGILRRAGAEVTLASVEEQLEVEASGGTRLVADTFISSCSDEIFDLVALPGGMPGSARLRDCKILQDITSKHAENKRLYGAICAAPAVALLPWGLLKRKQTTCHPAFMDKLPTFWAVKSKVQVSGELTTSRGPGTCFDFSISLVEQLFGKSVAMDISDLMLLSADVDDLKKEEFNDVSWALDHTPQVLVPVANGSEEIEVVTVVDILRRAKVNVIVASVEKSLQILASTGTKIVADKMISDAAESTYDLIILPGGVSADERLQKSRILKKLLKEQESAGRFFGALCSSLAILQGYGLLKDRHATAHPSVMSDVNNMVTGARVVIDGQLITSKGRATATDFALAIVSKLFGVARARSVAEGLVLEYPR, encoded by the exons ATGAATTCTCTATCGCCGGCGTTCCCACTTACCACCGCCAAGCCTGCGGCGGTCATTTCTGACGCCACTTTCCTCTACACACCCTTCTCAATACACGCAGTGACCCAAAGCCCAAAAACCCAGAAGAAACCTGCCCTTAAACAACGCTCTTCAAAACCCAACAAAAGTATATCCCCATCTCCAGTCCTCACTCCATATACAGCTCCCTCATCTTCAATTCCTCGCAAAAAG ATTCTGGTGCCTATTGGGTTCGGGACAGAAGAAATGGAGGCAGTGATAATGATTGGTATTCTTCGTCGCGCAGGTGCAGAGGTAACATTGGCATCAGTGGAGGAGCAACTGGAGGTTGAGGCGTCTGGAGGCACCAGGCTTGTAGCTGACACATTCATATCTTCCTGTTCTGATGAGATTTTTGATCTTGTTGCACTACCG GGAGGTATGCCAGGCTCTGCTCGTCTAAGAGATTGCAAAATTCTTCAAGATATAACAAGCaagcatgctgaaaataaacgATTGTACGGTGCGATATGTGCTGCTCCAGCTGTTGCACTTTTGCCTTGGGGACTGCTCAAGAGAAAGCAG ACGACTTGTCATCCTGCCTTTATGGACAAGCTTCCCACTTTTTGGGCCGTTAAATCAAAAGTTCAGGTTTCTGGAGAGCTAACTACTAGTCGAGGCCCAGGCACTTGCTTTGATTTTTCTATATCATTGGTGGAGCAGCTCTTTGGCAAGTCGGTGGCCATGGATATTTCTGACTTGATG TTGTTAAGCGCTGATGTTGATGATCTGAAAAAAGAAGAATTTAATGATGTTTCGTGGGCTCTTGATCACACTCCTCAA GTTCTTGTTCCTGTGGCTAATGGCTCTGAAGAAATTGAAGTGGTGACTGTTGTAGATATTTTACGACGAGCAAAAGTGAATGTTATCGTTGCTTCAGTGGAAAAGTCTTTGCAGATTTTGGCATCCACCGGAACAAAAATTGTTGCTGACAAGATGATAAGTGATGCGGCTGAATCAACATATGATTTAATCATCCTGCCG GGAGGAGTTTCTGCGGATGAACGGCTTCAGAAGTCGAGGATTTTAAAGAAATTGTTGAAAGAACAAGAGTCCGCAGGAAGGTTTTTTGGTGCACTCTGTTCTTCCCTTGCCATTTTGCAAGGTTATGGGTTGCTGAAG GATAGGCACGCCACCGCTCACCCCTCTGTGATGAGCGATGTCAATAACATGGTGACTGGTGCTCGAGTCGTCATTGATGGGCAACTTATTACCAGCAAAGGACGTGCTACTGCAACTGATTTTGCGCTGGCTATTGTAAGCAAGCTTTTTGGGGTAGCAAGAGCAAGGAGCGTAGCGGAAGGTTTGGTTCTCGAGTACCCGAGGTGA
- the LOC140826963 gene encoding uncharacterized protein, which produces MSKEVVDIGPASGSAPNSAPNSSKNRVKFLCSHGGKILPRPADRHLKYVGGETRVISVPRDIPFQELKKKLTYLIDGEMILKYQVLFEELDSLVSVRSEEDLRHMMDEATNYETAGAPKLRSFLFPANPFSLENNVGYVDPHGLEQRYIDAINGIIPSTPFSTKQLQTINSVQRDSLVSSACSSPRSPDSCTTETINSEAMLHGNHKSIRTNMHKVCSMPNICSLNSPQQTSHYYVHQIPHQYYQSYRQPHCPAYQSPKPPIDFNRSVGPESLMSVRSVSRVEGVNYQVDPVPQNYYSASRQNVVLNPFVLSPRHGYNEMKAWENTRGGDT; this is translated from the exons ATGTCGAAGGAAGTTGTTGATATTGGCCCTGCTTCGGGTTCGGCGCCCAATTCAGCCCCCAATTCGTCTAAGAACCGTGTCAAGTTCTTGTGCAGTCACGGCGGAAAGATCCTTCCCCGCCCCGCCGACCGCCACCTCAAGTATGTTGGCGGCGAAACCCGTGTCATTTCTGTTCCTCGGGACATTCCTTTCCAAG AACTTAAGAAGAAGCTCACTTATCTAATCGACGGAGAAATGATCCTTAAGTACCAAGTCTTGTTTGAGGAACTTGATTCCTTGGTCTCGGTGAGATCTGAAGAAGATCTACGCCACATGATGGATGAAGCTACCAACTATGAAACTGCCGGAGCTCCAAAACTTCGGTCATTCCTATTCCCTGCAAATCCCTTTTCGTTGGAGAACAATGTGGGCTATGTAGATCCTCACGGTCTTGAGCAACGGTATATTGATGCCATCAATGGCATAATCCCCTCTACTCCATTCAGCACGAAACAACTCCAAACTATCAATTCCGTCCAACGTGACTCTTTAGTTTCCTCGGCATGCTCTTCCCCAAGGTCACCAGATAGCTGCACCACAGAAACCATAAACAGCGAAGCCATGCTTCATGGAAACCACAAAAGCATCCGTACCAATATGCACAAAGTTTGCAGTATGCCTAACATATGCAGCTTAAATTCTCCACAACAAACAAGCCATTATTATGTTCATCAAATTCCTCACCAATATTATCAGAGTTATAGGCAGCCACACTGTCCTGCCTACCAATCTCCCAAGCCACCTATTGATTTCAACAGAAGTGTTGGGCCCGAAAGCCTCATGTCTGTGAGGTCTGTCAGCCGAGTTGAGGGGGTGAATTACCAAGTGGACCCTGTCCCTCAAAATTACTACTCGGCTTCAAGGCAGAATGTCGTTTTGAACCCGTTTGTTTTGAGTCCGCGGCACGGCTACAATGAGATGAAGGCATGGGAAAACACTAGGGGTGGGGATACTTGA
- the LOC140826964 gene encoding uncharacterized protein produces the protein MGSAVVIEKTEEELRREIDELHRQQREITERLRDPRGIRRGGLASSGPRNFTANGGRQRGFVRPAERNEMEDQPAAKRRLSSAVVKLEDGEIADDGSEAAKDVKREDLPVEIDESNASQRSLWPQRDGSKRSLPSKLDFEIPPAEHVPRVLPKDEDPSLISRNKRMLGQLLGTLERFRKEDKQLSGTEAYMRRSDSLKRAEQRAREESEKLRQQEREQIAEKRKRDLTLRARVAAKAEEKKLELLFLRWSEHHKKLGNFIRTKTEPPIYYMFAKPLEDRDEALLEHQKEQMFQEWKSARRSELSQYQKEMAEKYIANVENGLERWQNGRRVWTANNEATNLQETMDKELETHQLEHGPKTRKIPGQSNNEDEDDVEDINAAEDDMMDDVLGVDENVRRVDEVVKAETDNGIAVEENKDE, from the exons ATGGGCAGCGCTGTAGTAATTGAAAAGACAGAGGAAGAACTCCGCAGAGAGATCGACGAACTCCACCGCCAACAACGAGAA ATTACAGAGCGGCTCCGAGATCCTAGGGGGATTCGCCGCGGTGGTTTAGCGAGCTCCGGTCCTCGCAATTTTACAGCCAATGGCGGTCGCCAGCGTGGCTTTGTTCGACCC GCGGAGAGAAATGAAATGGAGGACCAGCCAGCAGCAAAAAGGAGACTTTCTTCTGCTGTGGTGAAG CTTGAGGACGGGGAAATAGCTGATGATGGCTCTGAAGCTGCGAAGGATGTAAAAAGGGAAGATTTACCTGTTGAAATTGATGAATCAAATGCGAGTCAGAGATCCCTTTGGCCGCAGCGGGATGGTAGTAAGAGGTCCTTGCCCTCTAAACTG GACTTTGAAATCCCTCCGGCAGAGCATGTACCAAGGGTATTGCCTAAAGACGAGGATCCTAGTTTGATTAGCAGGAATAAGAGGATGCTGGGTCAGCTACTGGGGACTTTGGAG AGGTTCAGGAAAGAAGACAAACAACTTTCGGGTACGGAAGCCTACATGCGGAGGTCTGATTCTTTGAAAAGG GCTGAACAACGAGCACGTGAAGAAAGTGAAAAGCTGAGGCAGCAAGAGCGTGAGCAGATTGCAGAAAAGCGGAAAAGGGATCTG ACTCTCAGAGCGCGTGTAGCTGCGAAGGCAGAGGAAAAGAAATTGGAATTGCTGTTTCTTCGATGGAGTGAGCATCACAAAAAACTTGGAAATTTCATAAG GACAAAGACAGAGCCTCCAATCTATTACATGTTTGCCAAGCCTCTGGAGGATCGTGATGAAGCTTTGCTTGAGCACCAAAAAGAACAG ATGTTTCAAGAATGGAAGTCTGCTAGGAGAAGTGAGCTATCACAGTATCAGAAGGAGATGGCAGAAAAGTACATTGCGAATGTGGAAAATGGTCTGGAAAGGTGGCAAAATGGACGAAGAGTTTGGACAGCAAACAACGAAGCGACAAACTTACAAGAAACAATGGACAAAGAACTTGAGACCCATCAGCTTGAGCACGGGCCTAAAACTAGAAAGATCCCTGGACAAAGCAACAACGAAGATGAGGACGATGTGGAAGATATCAATGCTGCGGAggatgatatgatggatgatgTGCTTGGTGTTGATGAAAATGTGCGAAGGGTAGATGAAGTAGTGAAAGCAGAAACAGAtaatggcattgctgttgaggAGAACAAAGATGAGTAG